A window of the Dermacentor silvarum isolate Dsil-2018 unplaced genomic scaffold, BIME_Dsil_1.4 Seq372, whole genome shotgun sequence genome harbors these coding sequences:
- the LOC119435004 gene encoding uncharacterized protein LOC119435004 isoform X1 — MITHAYVRYQDDRRCAVVKIEDIRGFKADDDFRTTFYNVKWTDKDGEAHFYRARILLVGESEDDLKTKMKSGRVRIRRILSSSDSDRSDKKVAMQTEKKTREGPSNTLLDILASKKKKLTQKDHTEQKTQLSAAQEEVARLSSTVKHQEEELQELRALNRELQQKLLQSMDCMQGKQFFCVCMKSTVEE; from the exons ATGATAACGCATGCGTACGTGCGTTATCAGGATGACCGCAGATGTGCGGTCGTTAAAATTGAAGACATCCGAGGGTTCAAGGCAGACGACGACTTCCGGACAACATTTTATAATGTCAAGTGGACCGATAAGGATGGTGAAGCGCACTTTTATCGCGCCAGAATTCTTCTCGTCGGGG AGTCTGAGGATGACCTAAAAACAAAGATGAAAAGTGGGCGAGTCAGAATCCGAAGAATCCTCAGTAGTAGCGATAGTGACAGAAGCGACAAGAAAGTCGCAATGCAG ACAGAGAAAAAAACACGGGAAGGGCCCAGCAATACACTGTTGGACATACTggcctcaaaaaagaaaaagctcacgcAGAAAGACCATACAGAACAAAAAACGCAACTGTCAGCAGCCCAGGAAGAAGTGGCCCGCCTTAGCTCGACAGTCAAACATCAGGAGGAAGAGCTTCAAGAGCTGCGGGCTCTAAATAGAGAGCTGCAGCAAAAGCTGCTCCAATCAATGGACTGCATGCAAGGCAAacagtttttttgtgtgtgcatgaaGAGCACAGTAGAAGAATGA
- the LOC119435004 gene encoding BEN domain-containing protein 5 isoform X2: MCFHISLGAANSSRAPQLALPPAQTTHRGRLLPELLAQEPELPDTTDTGSGIRIASSAWRRIQDNPKDSMFVKDLLTAVWSPAELLGRSLHGKHCPRFPDHPRKVPLSPLKVSVIRECYKERLHKKGLVADMMPGALKQMNHFIVKKISEIERMAKRFASCLIA, translated from the exons ATGTGTTTTCATATTTCACTTGGTGCAGCCAATTCATCTCGAGCACCGCAGCTTGCACTGCCACCAGCACAAACAACACACCGTGGGAGATTGTTGCCGGAGCTATTGGCACAGGAGCCGGAGCTGCCTGATACA ACTGACACTGGTAGCGGAATCCGAATTGCAAGCTCTGCGTGGAGGCGTATACAGGACAATCCGAAAGATTCGATGTTCGTGAAAGACCTTCTCACAGCAGTGTGGAGCCCAGCAGAGTTGCTTGGCCGGTCTCTGCATG GAAAGCACTGTCCACGCTTTCCTGACCACCCGAGAAAAGTGCCACTGTCGCCGTTGAAAGTGTCGGTGATACGTG AATGCTACAAGGAGCGATTGCACAAGAAAGGACTGGTGGCCGACATGATGCCTGGGGCGTTAAAACAGATGAATCACTTCATTGTCAAAAAAATAAGTGAGATCGAGAGGATGGCCAAAAGGTTTGCAAGCTGTTTAATTGCATAG
- the LOC119435004 gene encoding BEN domain-containing protein 5 isoform X3, which produces MCFHISLGAANSSRAPQLALPPAQTTHRGRLLPELLAQEPELPDTTDTGSGIRIASSAWRRIQDNPKDSMFVKDLLTAVWSPAELLGRSLHGKHCPRFPDHPRKVPLSPLKVSVIRECYKERLHKKGLVADMMPGALKQMNHFIVKKISEIERMAKRATKELP; this is translated from the exons ATGTGTTTTCATATTTCACTTGGTGCAGCCAATTCATCTCGAGCACCGCAGCTTGCACTGCCACCAGCACAAACAACACACCGTGGGAGATTGTTGCCGGAGCTATTGGCACAGGAGCCGGAGCTGCCTGATACA ACTGACACTGGTAGCGGAATCCGAATTGCAAGCTCTGCGTGGAGGCGTATACAGGACAATCCGAAAGATTCGATGTTCGTGAAAGACCTTCTCACAGCAGTGTGGAGCCCAGCAGAGTTGCTTGGCCGGTCTCTGCATG GAAAGCACTGTCCACGCTTTCCTGACCACCCGAGAAAAGTGCCACTGTCGCCGTTGAAAGTGTCGGTGATACGTG AATGCTACAAGGAGCGATTGCACAAGAAAGGACTGGTGGCCGACATGATGCCTGGGGCGTTAAAACAGATGAATCACTTCATTGTCAAAAAAATAAGTGAGATCGAGAGGATGGCCAAAAG AGCGACCAAGGAGCTGCCATAA